One window from the genome of Terrimicrobium sacchariphilum encodes:
- a CDS encoding beta-glucosidase H, whose amino-acid sequence MNDRTQTAEAFVENTLRALTLEEKVSLCHSGSKFGVNPVERLGIPVFEMSDGPHGVRHEISKTSWEPAGCDDDHSTYLPTGTAQAATWNRELMAQAGAVLGSEARHRGKDVILGPGLNIIRTPLCGRNFEYYSEDPYLVRELVVPAIRAIQEQDVAACAKHYAANNQELNRTGTDVEMDERTLRELYLPGFEAAVRDGGVLTVMGAYNKFRGQHCCHHAYLVNEVLKTEWGFQGAFISDWAGVTSTEEAARCGTDIEMGTNVASFDDFFLARAYLDGLRSGRYSMAELDDKVRRTLRVMYLAGVFDAHRKAGSRNTPEHQRAALDCAREAVVLLKNEGDLLPLDSKKIRRLAVIGENAAIRHAAGGNSSGVKTLYEITPLEGIRRLLGDSVEVVYARGYPDNRDGLEPISTPLLFTADEGSGVRGWKVLYQHGRSFAGSGVAGYAENAAYHDLSDTLPSGFHPQNFCITWQTELTAPETGAYAFGFVTDGIAELLVNGKSVCRTESDATRHLQKYDLQLTKGEVVAITLRHSKSDNATYVKFGWTHPGQSHTGSVRDEALALARSADAVIFVGGLTHMDDIEGRDRKDLTLPDGQDELIAELLTINPDTVLTFIGGSAVEMPWIEQAKAVLWLWYDGMEGGTAAAEVLFGITNPSGKLPFTFPRRLADVPAHNNLGTYQADISHYREGLTVGYRYHVTHNVKPLFCFGHGLSYTRFSYADLSIVPGPESIVVEVTVTNNGPVSGKDVVQLYLEDIVCSVPRPRIELKGFAKVSLEPGESTRVAFAITRRDLSFYDEASRSWVVEDGEFIAHVGNSSENLPLRQSFVWASR is encoded by the coding sequence ATGAATGACCGTACCCAGACTGCGGAAGCCTTTGTCGAAAACACCCTGCGTGCCTTGACGCTCGAGGAGAAGGTGTCTCTCTGCCACTCCGGGTCGAAGTTTGGAGTGAATCCCGTCGAGCGCCTGGGCATCCCCGTCTTTGAAATGTCCGACGGCCCGCATGGCGTACGACATGAGATCAGCAAGACTTCCTGGGAGCCGGCGGGATGTGACGACGATCACTCCACCTATCTGCCCACTGGCACCGCCCAGGCCGCGACCTGGAATCGTGAGCTAATGGCGCAGGCAGGGGCGGTCCTCGGCTCGGAGGCGCGTCATCGCGGCAAGGATGTGATCCTTGGGCCGGGACTCAACATCATCCGTACTCCGCTCTGCGGACGCAACTTTGAGTATTACAGCGAGGATCCCTATCTCGTGAGGGAGTTGGTCGTCCCGGCCATTCGCGCCATCCAGGAACAGGACGTCGCCGCCTGCGCGAAACACTACGCCGCCAACAACCAGGAGCTCAACCGCACGGGCACTGACGTGGAGATGGATGAGCGTACGTTGCGCGAGCTGTACCTTCCGGGCTTTGAGGCCGCAGTGCGAGACGGCGGAGTGCTCACGGTCATGGGTGCTTACAACAAGTTCCGCGGGCAACACTGCTGTCACCATGCCTATCTCGTCAATGAGGTGCTCAAAACGGAGTGGGGCTTTCAGGGCGCCTTTATCAGCGACTGGGCAGGAGTGACCTCCACCGAGGAGGCGGCGCGCTGCGGCACCGACATCGAGATGGGCACGAATGTCGCATCCTTTGACGACTTCTTCCTGGCCCGAGCCTATCTGGATGGGCTGCGCTCCGGTCGATACTCGATGGCTGAGCTTGATGACAAGGTCCGCCGCACCCTCCGGGTGATGTACCTCGCCGGGGTGTTTGATGCCCACCGCAAGGCGGGCTCCCGCAATACCCCTGAGCATCAGCGCGCAGCACTAGACTGCGCCCGCGAGGCAGTCGTTTTGCTGAAAAACGAGGGCGACCTACTGCCGCTCGATTCCAAAAAGATCCGCCGCCTCGCCGTGATCGGCGAGAATGCCGCGATCCGCCATGCCGCCGGAGGAAACAGTTCCGGGGTAAAAACCCTTTACGAAATCACGCCGCTCGAAGGAATCCGCCGACTGCTCGGGGATTCGGTTGAGGTGGTTTATGCCCGAGGCTATCCGGACAATCGCGACGGACTGGAGCCGATTTCCACTCCACTGCTGTTCACCGCTGACGAGGGTTCCGGTGTTCGCGGATGGAAAGTGCTGTACCAACATGGTCGCTCCTTTGCCGGATCAGGCGTCGCGGGTTATGCGGAGAATGCCGCCTATCACGATCTCAGCGATACGCTGCCTTCCGGCTTTCACCCGCAGAATTTTTGCATCACCTGGCAGACGGAGCTGACTGCTCCGGAGACCGGGGCATATGCGTTTGGTTTTGTCACAGATGGCATCGCCGAGCTACTGGTGAATGGAAAATCCGTCTGCCGTACCGAGAGCGACGCGACACGCCATCTTCAAAAGTATGACCTCCAGCTCACCAAGGGCGAGGTCGTCGCCATCACCCTGCGTCATAGCAAAAGCGACAACGCCACCTATGTGAAATTTGGCTGGACCCATCCCGGACAGTCGCACACCGGCTCCGTCCGTGATGAGGCTCTCGCTCTTGCGCGCTCGGCGGATGCGGTGATATTCGTCGGCGGACTCACCCACATGGATGACATTGAGGGGCGTGACCGCAAGGATCTCACGCTCCCGGACGGGCAGGACGAACTGATCGCAGAACTCCTCACGATCAATCCCGACACGGTCCTGACCTTCATCGGCGGGTCTGCGGTGGAGATGCCATGGATCGAGCAGGCGAAAGCCGTCCTCTGGCTTTGGTACGACGGGATGGAGGGCGGAACGGCTGCGGCAGAGGTGCTCTTCGGCATTACCAATCCCTCGGGCAAACTCCCCTTTACCTTTCCCCGGCGGCTAGCGGATGTGCCCGCCCACAACAATCTCGGCACCTATCAAGCGGACATCAGCCATTACCGTGAAGGCCTGACGGTCGGATACCGCTATCATGTCACTCACAATGTGAAGCCTCTTTTCTGTTTTGGCCATGGCCTGAGCTATACGCGCTTCTCCTATGCCGACCTTTCGATTGTCCCCGGTCCGGAGTCGATCGTGGTCGAGGTGACCGTAACCAATAACGGCCCGGTCTCGGGCAAGGATGTGGTCCAGCTTTACCTGGAAGATATCGTGTGCTCCGTGCCTCGGCCCAGGATCGAGCTCAAAGGCTTTGCCAAGGTGTCTCTGGAGCCGGGCGAATCAACGCGAGTCGCTTTTGCCATCACCCGCAGGGATCTGTCCTTCTACGATGAGGCGAGCCGGTCCTGGGTGGTCGAAGACGGTGAGTTCATTGCGCACGTCGGAAATTCCTCCGAAAATCTGCCTCTGCGGCAAAGCTTCGTCTGGGCGTCCCGATAA
- a CDS encoding alpha-mannosidase: protein MISSPQTLAKLARIEATYRNLIHRPSRELEGSFFETSDHLTPPPAAGGEQTWNPYQAGQTWGCEGGSAWFRTEWTADRDYDGPVYLVAETGGCESLLFVNGKACGIFNHADYKWQRGDHRALMIAQSPRAGKVFEILLEAYAGHPIVGAHPGDSVHTQDAYRPPFIRCFKGLHVATRDEEVKDFVVDLHTIRTLAEALSDRSFRKGRLLAALDEVYAVLWEEPGEVLEDDWRAGVRRAREILAPELACRNGDVAPRAGLIGHSHMDTAWLWTVAEAKRKCARTYSNVLRLMEQYPEYRFVQSSALHADFMREGYPDVFEGIKQRVAEGRWEPNGGVWIEPDVNLAGGEALIRQFLVGRRFTRKHFNYTSDTFWLPDTFGYSAALPQILAGCGIQYFLTTKLTWNDTNSFPYDTFWWEGIDGTRVFTHFNDIHCAPDPGTLINKLAGTGPKDFRKTENCVRHPDVNQARLISFGRGDGGGGPDFEMLELARRVKDLEGCPRAEYTTVSEFMTHLRDDSPRAPLYVGELYFEGHRGTLTQQAAIKRLVRAAEFALRNLDYCAARASLAGQEPDAARLDELWRVLLLNQFHDILPGTSIPAVHDQAIRELTSLVADCRAYAGELLSTLSDENSGTISIHNTLGWTRRTGWISADLPCPLGVASQMVETPWGERRRVLGRIDLPPLGARVLEVGLPEEDQSPPFRFADDTLETPHAVLKFDHAGRIVSWLDRSSGRELRTEGKNPLNTLVFGEDIPAQWDNWDIDSDLEHKLAPLDSPAELSLVACGPLQARLRRSITLGRRSRITQDIVVHAHTAQVDFETVVDWAEPHRYLGVEFELAVHSPNARHEIQFGHLQRGTHRNFAEDRARFEVSQHKWSDLSESAFGVALLNDGKYGLSVLGSRIRLSLLKGGGHPDPRGDAGVHTFTYSLLPHVSGFSVEAVVRPAYELNTPLLAHEGATRIAESLIAEPHPDHIIETVKVAESGEGIVVRLYDAAGSASPLAVTPKSALAFAGDVNLLEDPVATIAWHRPFGIRTVLLKAN, encoded by the coding sequence GTGATCTCCTCGCCGCAAACCCTCGCGAAGCTGGCCCGCATCGAAGCCACCTATCGCAATCTGATTCATCGCCCCTCCCGTGAGCTCGAAGGCTCGTTTTTCGAAACCTCCGACCATCTCACTCCTCCGCCTGCGGCTGGCGGGGAACAGACCTGGAACCCGTATCAGGCAGGACAGACCTGGGGATGCGAAGGTGGCAGCGCGTGGTTCCGCACGGAATGGACTGCCGACCGCGACTATGACGGGCCGGTCTATCTCGTGGCTGAAACCGGGGGCTGCGAAAGCCTGCTCTTTGTCAACGGCAAGGCCTGCGGGATCTTTAACCACGCAGACTACAAGTGGCAGCGCGGCGACCACCGGGCTCTGATGATCGCGCAGTCGCCTCGTGCAGGAAAGGTTTTCGAAATCCTGCTGGAAGCCTATGCCGGTCATCCCATCGTGGGCGCACACCCTGGGGATTCCGTGCACACGCAGGATGCCTACCGTCCGCCTTTCATCAGGTGCTTCAAGGGCCTGCATGTCGCCACGCGGGATGAGGAGGTGAAGGACTTTGTCGTCGATTTGCACACGATCCGCACGCTGGCCGAGGCACTCTCCGACCGAAGCTTTCGCAAAGGTCGCCTGCTGGCCGCGCTGGATGAAGTTTACGCCGTCCTGTGGGAAGAACCGGGCGAGGTTTTGGAGGACGATTGGCGGGCAGGAGTACGCCGCGCCCGGGAAATCCTCGCGCCCGAGCTGGCTTGCCGCAACGGGGACGTCGCTCCCCGCGCCGGTTTGATCGGCCACTCGCATATGGATACCGCCTGGCTTTGGACGGTCGCGGAGGCGAAGCGCAAGTGCGCCCGCACCTACTCCAATGTCCTGCGGCTGATGGAGCAGTATCCGGAGTACCGTTTCGTCCAGAGCTCGGCACTGCATGCAGACTTCATGCGCGAGGGGTACCCCGATGTCTTTGAGGGGATCAAGCAGCGCGTCGCGGAAGGTCGCTGGGAACCCAACGGCGGCGTGTGGATCGAGCCCGATGTGAATCTCGCCGGGGGCGAGGCCTTGATCCGCCAGTTCCTCGTCGGACGCCGCTTCACCCGCAAGCATTTCAACTACACCTCCGATACGTTCTGGCTGCCGGACACCTTTGGGTATTCCGCCGCGTTGCCGCAGATTCTCGCCGGTTGCGGTATCCAGTACTTTCTCACGACCAAGCTGACCTGGAACGATACCAACAGCTTTCCCTACGACACCTTCTGGTGGGAGGGTATCGACGGCACACGCGTTTTCACGCACTTCAACGACATTCATTGCGCACCCGACCCCGGGACGTTGATTAACAAACTCGCGGGCACCGGACCGAAGGACTTTCGCAAGACCGAGAACTGCGTACGGCACCCCGATGTGAACCAAGCGCGGCTCATTTCCTTCGGACGCGGCGATGGCGGAGGCGGCCCGGATTTTGAAATGCTCGAGCTAGCGCGGCGGGTGAAGGATCTCGAAGGTTGCCCCCGGGCCGAGTACACTACGGTGAGCGAATTCATGACGCATCTGCGGGATGACAGCCCGCGCGCCCCGCTGTATGTGGGCGAGCTTTACTTTGAAGGCCATCGCGGAACGCTCACCCAGCAAGCGGCCATCAAGCGCCTCGTCCGCGCCGCGGAGTTTGCCCTGCGCAATCTCGATTACTGCGCAGCGCGAGCCAGCCTCGCCGGCCAGGAACCCGATGCTGCGCGTCTCGATGAGCTCTGGCGCGTGCTCCTGCTGAACCAATTCCACGATATTCTGCCAGGAACTTCCATTCCGGCCGTCCACGATCAGGCGATCCGCGAACTCACCTCGTTGGTTGCGGACTGTCGCGCCTACGCAGGCGAACTCCTCAGTACGCTTTCCGACGAAAACTCCGGGACGATCAGCATTCATAATACGCTGGGCTGGACTCGCCGTACGGGATGGATCTCGGCAGACCTCCCCTGCCCGCTTGGTGTCGCCTCACAAATGGTCGAAACACCATGGGGCGAGCGCCGCCGTGTTCTCGGCCGGATCGATCTCCCACCGCTCGGAGCACGCGTCCTTGAGGTCGGATTACCGGAAGAGGATCAGTCACCACCATTCCGCTTTGCCGATGATACGCTGGAGACTCCGCATGCCGTCCTGAAATTTGATCACGCCGGACGCATCGTCTCGTGGCTGGATCGCTCCAGCGGGCGCGAACTGCGCACGGAGGGCAAGAACCCGCTCAATACCCTGGTCTTTGGCGAGGACATCCCGGCTCAATGGGACAACTGGGACATCGATTCCGATCTCGAGCACAAGCTCGCGCCGCTGGATTCGCCCGCCGAGTTATCTCTCGTGGCCTGCGGACCGTTGCAAGCCCGCCTGCGGCGCTCGATCACGCTCGGTCGACGTTCCCGGATCACCCAGGACATCGTCGTCCACGCGCACACCGCGCAAGTAGACTTTGAGACGGTGGTCGATTGGGCCGAGCCCCACCGTTATCTCGGGGTCGAGTTTGAACTGGCTGTTCACTCGCCGAACGCCCGGCACGAGATTCAGTTTGGCCATCTCCAGCGCGGCACTCACCGCAATTTCGCCGAGGATCGCGCGCGCTTCGAGGTCAGTCAGCACAAATGGTCCGATCTTTCGGAATCCGCCTTCGGCGTCGCTTTGCTCAATGATGGAAAATACGGCCTTTCCGTTCTCGGCAGCCGCATTCGCCTGTCGCTCCTGAAGGGTGGCGGACATCCTGATCCGCGCGGTGATGCCGGAGTGCATACCTTTACGTATTCGCTACTGCCTCATGTTAGCGGCTTCTCCGTGGAAGCAGTGGTACGTCCGGCCTACGAGTTGAACACGCCGCTGCTGGCGCATGAGGGCGCGACCCGGATTGCGGAATCGCTGATCGCCGAGCCGCACCCCGATCACATCATCGAAACAGTCAAGGTGGCCGAGTCTGGCGAAGGGATCGTCGTACGTCTCTATGATGCGGCGGGCAGCGCATCGCCCCTGGCGGTCACGCCCAAGTCCGCGCTCGCATTCGCCGGGGATGTGAACCTGCTGGAGGACCCCGTCGCGACAATAGCCTGGCATCGTCCGTTCGGCATCCGTACTGTTTTGCTCAAAGCCAACTGA
- a CDS encoding autotransporter-associated beta strand repeat-containing protein — MTKLPSSLRILPLTAAVVLPALFSSAQAANLTWDPTGVPTSPAGGSGTWNTTSSFWSNGSTDSVWTNANNDSAIFGGTAGTVTLGTPITVNNLTFNTKGYTITGGTITINGTITAAGGGSSNIFSTITGSNGLTKAGNDILNLNGANTYTGNTTIASGSLFTKAANALPTNTTVIFGSDTASLVLKSVGQTVAGISSTSSLSSITVDGSGNFDPTLTIDPSNGPGGGTDSTFSGTISNGTSGNHPVLSLTKAGAHSLTLSGTNTYTGVTTVSGGTLAVNGTHTGAGAYVISGGTLAGTGRITSTTGFTFSSSGTLNAGAAGTGNIGTLLLNGPVSASSASTFVFDVGGASNTYDIVKLASLNANNITLSLTDKGAYTWVNGDVLHLFENISGGNIAISGTFADILLPTLSGGLTWDTSSLYTSGTLAVTVPEPSTIGTMILGMALTGAMIAYRRRRA; from the coding sequence ATGACGAAGCTCCCATCCTCTCTACGCATTCTCCCCCTCACGGCGGCAGTCGTCCTGCCTGCGCTCTTCTCTTCCGCTCAAGCGGCCAACCTCACCTGGGATCCGACCGGAGTGCCCACCAGCCCGGCAGGAGGCAGCGGCACCTGGAATACGACGAGCTCCTTCTGGAGCAACGGTTCGACGGACTCCGTTTGGACCAACGCTAACAATGACAGCGCAATCTTTGGCGGAACAGCAGGTACTGTTACCTTGGGAACGCCAATTACGGTGAACAACCTCACCTTCAATACCAAGGGCTATACTATCACTGGCGGCACGATCACCATCAATGGAACCATCACGGCAGCAGGCGGTGGCAGCAGCAACATATTCTCAACAATCACGGGTTCCAATGGCTTGACCAAAGCCGGGAACGACATTCTCAACCTGAACGGTGCAAATACCTACACGGGCAATACGACCATCGCCTCCGGCTCCCTGTTTACGAAAGCTGCCAATGCGTTGCCTACGAACACGACCGTGATCTTCGGTAGCGACACTGCCTCACTGGTCCTGAAATCGGTTGGGCAAACGGTGGCAGGCATTTCGTCAACTTCGTCCCTGTCCTCTATCACAGTAGACGGCAGCGGTAACTTCGATCCCACTCTGACCATCGACCCCAGCAATGGACCCGGCGGCGGCACTGACTCAACATTTTCGGGTACCATTTCCAATGGTACGTCTGGCAATCACCCGGTTCTCTCGCTAACCAAGGCCGGAGCGCATTCCCTCACGCTCTCCGGAACCAATACCTACACTGGCGTGACGACCGTCTCCGGCGGCACTCTGGCGGTTAACGGCACCCACACCGGCGCTGGAGCCTATGTGATCTCGGGCGGTACGCTGGCCGGTACCGGCAGAATCACCTCCACCACAGGCTTCACCTTCAGCTCCTCCGGTACGCTCAATGCAGGCGCGGCCGGTACGGGCAACATCGGCACGCTGCTCCTCAATGGACCTGTAAGCGCATCGTCCGCATCCACCTTTGTCTTCGATGTCGGCGGAGCGAGCAATACCTACGACATCGTGAAGCTCGCCAGCCTCAACGCCAACAACATCACCCTGAGCCTAACCGACAAGGGCGCCTACACCTGGGTCAACGGGGATGTCCTCCATCTGTTTGAGAATATCTCGGGCGGGAATATCGCCATCTCCGGCACCTTTGCGGACATCCTCCTGCCGACACTCAGCGGCGGCCTGACCTGGGATACCTCGTCGCTTTACACCTCGGGAACCCTCGCAGTGACCGTACCCGAACCGTCCACCATCGGCACCATGATCCTCGGCATGGCGTTGACCGGCGCGATGATCGCCTATCGCCGCCGCCGCGCGTAA
- a CDS encoding SGNH/GDSL hydrolase family protein, translating into MASSLFSLRCVLIALALPAVLTVSNLHADPEKGFFLKNGDRVVFYGDSITDQRLYTSFVETYVLTRFPTMDITFVHSGWGGDTVAGGKTSGSIDTRLERDVFVYKPTVMTVMLGMNDGRYRPFDQQLFDAYRTGMASIVEKARERFPDIRITLLRPTPYDEVTRGLDGKVAGGYNPVLIRFGDAVQKIAEDNNQTVIDLNAPMVALLEKAKSLDAPVSEKIIPDHIHPLKAGQLAMAFELLRAWNAPSLVTDVGIDVANRKFTAAANTKATDLAIADGKISWTQLDDALPMPVDRENPETALVLRCIDFDGLLDQQTLRVTGADGPAYRLLIDGQTMGEFTSAQLSEGINLAKLPTPMIAQAEKVHDLTLKRTALVQTRRNTFQVPYANSEEPIKGNLERLMGSLDDAAESARSIQRQMAVPVPHRYELVPVSSPAPEKTAAR; encoded by the coding sequence ATGGCCTCCTCACTCTTCTCCCTGCGCTGCGTGCTCATCGCGCTTGCCCTGCCTGCTGTCCTCACCGTCTCAAACCTTCATGCAGACCCGGAGAAGGGCTTTTTCCTGAAGAACGGAGATCGCGTCGTCTTCTACGGCGACAGCATCACGGATCAGCGGCTGTATACGAGTTTCGTTGAGACCTACGTTCTTACTCGTTTCCCGACGATGGACATCACTTTCGTCCACTCGGGATGGGGAGGGGATACCGTCGCCGGAGGCAAGACGAGCGGCAGCATCGATACCCGCCTGGAGCGCGACGTCTTCGTTTACAAGCCCACCGTCATGACCGTGATGCTCGGGATGAACGACGGACGGTATCGCCCCTTTGACCAGCAGCTTTTCGACGCCTATCGCACGGGAATGGCTTCCATCGTGGAAAAGGCGAGGGAGCGTTTCCCTGACATTCGTATCACGCTGCTTCGTCCCACTCCCTACGACGAAGTCACCCGCGGTCTCGATGGCAAGGTTGCGGGCGGCTACAATCCCGTCCTCATTCGCTTCGGTGATGCGGTGCAAAAGATCGCCGAGGATAACAACCAGACCGTCATCGACCTGAACGCCCCCATGGTCGCGCTGCTGGAAAAGGCAAAATCACTCGATGCTCCCGTTTCCGAGAAAATCATTCCCGACCACATCCACCCCCTCAAGGCAGGGCAGCTTGCGATGGCTTTCGAACTGCTTCGCGCCTGGAACGCTCCGTCTCTCGTCACCGATGTCGGCATCGACGTGGCGAACCGCAAGTTTACCGCCGCAGCCAACACCAAAGCGACGGATCTCGCCATCGCGGATGGCAAGATTTCATGGACCCAGCTCGATGATGCCCTTCCCATGCCGGTGGACCGTGAGAACCCGGAAACGGCGCTCGTGCTCCGCTGCATCGACTTCGACGGTTTGCTCGATCAGCAGACGCTTCGCGTCACCGGTGCCGATGGTCCCGCTTACCGCCTCCTCATCGATGGCCAGACAATGGGCGAGTTCACCAGTGCCCAGCTTTCCGAGGGTATCAACCTCGCCAAGCTCCCCACTCCGATGATCGCCCAGGCGGAAAAGGTTCACGATCTGACCTTGAAGCGCACTGCGCTGGTTCAAACCCGCCGCAACACCTTCCAGGTTCCCTATGCCAATAGTGAAGAGCCGATCAAGGGCAACCTCGAGCGGCTTATGGGCTCGCTCGATGACGCCGCGGAGTCGGCGCGCTCCATCCAGCGCCAGATGGCGGTTCCCGTTCCTCATCGCTACGAGCTAGTGCCTGTCTCCAGTCCCGCCCCGGAAAAGACCGCGGCCCGATAA